GCTGGCGACTGGGTGGCATCGACGGGTCTAGCGGCTGGTCCGACAAGGGGGTTCTGGTCGGCCACTCGAAAGCGGTCGGGACAGACGAGCGCGGGTCCGATCCCCGGCCGAGTGCCTCGCCGCCTACTCGGCGAGCAGGCGGTCGACCAGACGGGTGAACCGGTCGACCAGTCGCTCGGGCAGCGACGGCTCGACGGTTCGAAGCAGGCGGGCGGTCTCCTCGGGCGCTTCGAGGGCGAGCGTCACGCGACCGCGCTCGTCGCGGCGCTTGGCGACGAGGTCGAGTTCGACGAGCCGGTCGAGGTGCCACTCCAGGGTGCTTCGGGCGACGCCGACGCTCTCGGCGGTCTCGGCGGCGGGCGTCGGCCCGTTCCGGAGGAGGAAGACGACGATGTCGGCGGCGGTCTCGCGGTGGAGGACCGCGAGCGCGCGCCGCTCGAAGGCGTCGCAGTCGGGTGGGTAGTAGTGGGTGCGGCCGTAGAGGTCGTCGCTGACGACGCGGTCGTCGAGCTTCCGCAGGTGGTACTGGACCTGCCCCGGGGCCAGGTCGAGCTGACGGACGAGTTCGCTGAAGTAGACGCCCGGGTTGTCGGCGACGTGCGCGGCGACGCGGGCGCGGGTGTCGGTGTCGGTCATTGTCGGGTAGCCGTCGTCGTCATAGCGGTTTCTCGGGCGCGCTCGGAGCGGCCGACCGGGCGTAGTAGATAGCCCCGAGCAGGAAGGTCGCGAGCATCGCGTCGAGGGCGTGCTCGGCGAAGTGGTGGGCGCCGGCGTCGAGCGGGCCGAACATCGCCAGCCCGGAGACGACGGTCCGGGCGAGCAACGCGCCGAGCGCGAGGACGACCAGCAGGTACGAGCGCGAGCCGCGCTGGCCGAGCGCCGCGACCGCCAGCGCGAGCAGGAGTCCGGAGCCGACGCCCGCGAACAGGTGGACCCCGAGCAGACCGGGGTCCGGCGACGGCGCGGCGTGGGCGACCGGACACAGCGGTGTCACACGCACAGTAGTCGCCCCGCGCACCTAAGTCGGTCGCTTCGGGGTCGCGCGCGGCCCGGGGACCCAGCGCTCGGCGGATCAGGCCGCGAGCGGTCGCGAGACGATCCACAGCGACAGCACGGTGTACCCGACCATGACGAGGACGAACGGGGCGTGCCCGCGGCGGGCCGCCCCGCCCTCGCCGTACCGCCGGGTCGCGACCCGATGAGCCGCCACGACGGCGACGAGGTGACCGGCGACGACCAGCGCCACCTGCGACAGCCAGAACAGTTCGACCGAGAGGGCGGCGAGGGGTCGGATCGGGTCGCCAGCGACCCCGAGCGCGAGGTCGCGGGCGACGGCGACGGTCGCGCCGAGGTTCGTCGCCACGAACGGGTAGTTGTGCGCGACCTCGTAGGCGGCCGCGATCGGGAGGACGGTCGCACCGAACGCCGTCGCGGCCGCCCGACGGTCGACGCCGGCCACGGACCCACCGGCGCCGAGCCGTTCGGCCACGGCGGCCGCGAGCGCGAACGACACCAGAAAGACGAGCAGTCCCGACACGTAGAGCGCGACGCTCGCGACGCCGACGCCGAGCGTCTCGCGAGCGAAGTCGAGGAGCGAGCGGTAGGTCCCGGTAGCGGTGAACCCGTCGAAACTGACGGTGTAGACCGCGGCGACGACGA
This DNA window, taken from Halosimplex litoreum, encodes the following:
- a CDS encoding DUF7471 family protein; translated protein: MTPLCPVAHAAPSPDPGLLGVHLFAGVGSGLLLALAVAALGQRGSRSYLLVVLALGALLARTVVSGLAMFGPLDAGAHHFAEHALDAMLATFLLGAIYYARSAAPSAPEKPL
- a CDS encoding winged helix-turn-helix transcriptional regulator; this encodes MTDTDTRARVAAHVADNPGVYFSELVRQLDLAPGQVQYHLRKLDDRVVSDDLYGRTHYYPPDCDAFERRALAVLHRETAADIVVFLLRNGPTPAAETAESVGVARSTLEWHLDRLVELDLVAKRRDERGRVTLALEAPEETARLLRTVEPSLPERLVDRFTRLVDRLLAE